From Anoplopoma fimbria isolate UVic2021 breed Golden Eagle Sablefish chromosome 11, Afim_UVic_2022, whole genome shotgun sequence, one genomic window encodes:
- the LOC129097972 gene encoding septin-9-like, with protein MSEVAVPDAMVTPAVGVPYGEKAGGPGVDFSYVGIDAILEQMRRKAMKQGFELNIMVVGQSGLGKSTLMNTLFKSKVSRKSVLATAQEKIPKTIEIKSISHDIEEKGVRMKLTVIDTPGFGDQINNENCWQPIMKFINDQYEAYLQEEININRKKRIPDSRVHCCIYFIPPTGHCLRPLDVEFMRRLSKVVNIVPVIAKADTLTLEERDFFKKKIREELQANGIDVYPQKEFDEDAEDRMINEKIREMIPFAVVGSDQEYQVNGRRLLGRKTKWGTIEVENIAHCEFAYLRDLLIRSHMQNIKDITSSIHYEMYRVRRLNENNTVVAHANGMPQHHLSAHEM; from the exons ATGTCTGAGGTGGCGGTGCCTGATGCTATGGTGACCCCGGCGGTGGGTGTGCCGTACGGGGAGAAGGCCGGTGGGCCCGGGGTTGACTTCAGTTACGTGGGCATTGACGCCATCCTGGagcagatgaggaggaaggCCATGAAGCAGGGGTTTGAGCTCAACATAATGGTTGTGG GACAGAGTGGCCTGGGGAAGTCTACTCTGATGAACACGCTGTTCAAGTCTAAAGTCAGCCGTAAGTCCGTGCTGGCTACAGCCCAGGAGAAGATCCCCAAAACCATCGAAATAAAGTCCATCAGTCATG ACATCGAGGAGAAGGGAGTGAGAATGAAGCTGACCGTCATTGACACACCAGGTTTTGGAGACCAGATCAACAATGAGAACTG CTGGCAGCCCATCATGAAGTTCATTAATGACCAGTACGAGGCGTACCTGCAGGAGGAGATCAACATCAACAGGAAGAAAAGGATTCCAGACTCTAGAGTCCACTGCTGCATATACTTCATCCCCCCGACCGGACACTG TCTGCGGCCTCTGGATGTAGAATTCATGAGACGTCTCAGTAAGGTGGTCAACATCGTCCCGGTCATTGCCAAGGCAGATACACTCACCCTGGAGGAGAGGGACTTCTTCaaaaagaag ATCAGGGAAGAGCTGCAAGCCAACGGGATTGACGTGTACCCTCAGAAAGAATTTGACGAGGATGCAGAGGACCGAATGATCAACGAGAAGATCAGG GAGATGATCCCGTTTGCTGTGGTGGGCAGCGACCAGGAGTACCAGGTCAACGGCAGGAGGCTGCTGGGGAGGAAAACCAAGTGGGGAACCATCGAAG tCGAGAACATCGCCCACTGTGAGTTTGCATATTTACGGGATCTGCTCATCAG GAGCCATATGCAGAACATTAAGGACATCACCAGCAGCATCCACTATGAAATGTATCGCGTGAGGCGCCTCAATGAGAACAACACGGTGGTGGCTCACGCCAACGGGATGCCACAACATCATCTGTCTGCCCACGAGATGTAG